A window of Mucilaginibacter robiniae genomic DNA:
TAAATAAAGTCATAATCAAATACAGGCCGGCCAGGCTGGTTTACCCAAACTCTATTCCATTCATATAAATCCGTTTGGGAGTGGCGGTTTAAAATAGTAATCAGGTCGTTCCAGGTCGCATTTTGATAAGCGTACTTTTTCAAGTATTCTTGTATGCCTTGCTGAAAATTATCTTTACCCATCAGCCTTTCCAATTGCCGCATCATGATAGGGGCTTTGTGGTAGATGATGTTACCATACAAAGAACCTGCATCCTGCAAATTATCCAGTTGCTGACGGATCGGGTTAGCACCTTCCGTACGGTCAACACCATAAGCTGTAGGATAATGGTCTTGCAAAAACTTCAGGTTAAAAGTTTCTGTACCCATCAGCTTTTCGGTTATCTTATCGGCCATGAAATTGGCGAATACCTCTTTCATCCATACATCATTAAACCATTGCATCGTCACTAAATCGCCAAACCACATGTGTGCGGTTTCGTGCGAGATTAGATTAGAACGGGCAATTAGCCGGTCTTTAGTAGCACCATCATCCAAAAACAAGCTGGATGACTGATACTGCACCTCGCCCGGATGTTCCATGCCGCCAAACTGAAAATCGGGAATAGCCACAAAGCCTACTTTCTGAAACGGAAACGGGATATTAGTCCATTGTTCCAGAAAAGCAATAGCATCCTGATGCGCTTTAAATACCGAATCAACACTCAGCTTAATCTTTTTAGGATCGTTCTCCCGATATAAGAACTCAGCCTGCCGATGGCCAATAGTTTGTGCTACATCACTGTACTTACCCGCCGTAAAGGAGAATAAGTAAGTACTCAATTTATCAGAGTTGTTGAAATGGTAAACTGTTTGTGCACCTTGGGTTACCGAGTCTTTCTTGGTACCATTAGCCAAAACCCTCCAGCCTGTTGGCACACGTAATGTAAGCAGAAAGCGGGCTTTCAGGTCGGGCTGGTCAAAGCAGGGAAATACGGTTCGGGCACGATCGGGTACAAACAGGGCATACAAGTAATCGTCGTTACGGTTCAGAGAAGCATTACCAGCTGTAAACTGGATAGCTATTTGGTTTTGTCCTGCATGCAAATACTGCTGACGAATCAGCAAGTGTTCAGCCTGTAACTCAACAGGAACTGATTTGCCATTAACAGTAACGTTCTTTACATAATCGGGACTTTGTTTAAAATCTAATTGTAGAGGTTGGTTAAAGGGCTTTGCATTGAAGCTGATGCTTTCTGTAGCTGCAATGGCTTGGCTTTTTTCGGCAGGTATAATAAAATCAAGCGTGTATTGAATATCGCTGATTACCGAATGCCGGTACACTGCCAATGGGTAAGAAACGCCAGGTTCAACCGTAACAAATTTGCCTATTTGCTGGGCATGGCTCAAGCTACTCAGACCTATAAATAATAGGGTTTGGAAAAATGTCTTTACTGTACTTTTCATTGAAAGTTTAAGCATTGTCGTAGTAATATTATAGCTCCATGACCCATATGTAGCATTACTAACCCTGCTGCCTATGCCAGCCAAAGTTAACTCGCTTGGCTGTGTATCACTAGCAACAATTTTGGTACGATTAGCTGTTATGAACATCTTATTTAATAATAAGGTGTTAAACTATAAATAATGCTGCAAATCGAAGAGTTTACTAGCCAAACTATTTGGACTTCGGATGATAAAATCGGACTAGCAAAATGAATTTCAAATAGTACAATTCAAAATAGTTATAAACAGGCAGGCCCAATTTATGCTGCCGGTTGAGCAGCTATAAATTGGGCCTACATAGCTCTATAGAACCATTAGCTTATTTTCTATATTCCTGATCTAAAAACAAATAGCGGTTGCGGGTATGATCTGGTTCAAGGCGGCTGGTTACATTGATGTTCATCAACTTTATGCTACTGCCCTTAGTGTTAGGTTGCCACTGTGGTAAGCCTTTACCATTAGGGTTGCCGGTTTTAATAAAATTGGCAAAGTAATTTTCCATCGTGGCCGATACTTTATAATCATCGGCAGTCCAGGCATAAACTTTATTGGTAGCCAAGTTACCTAAAGCAAACTCAATTTCTGAAGCGTGGGAAGCACCGGTGAAGGTAGCCAGTGTTGGTTTAGGCGCAGTGTTATTGTTTTTGATTACTCCACCAGCTAAACCTGCTGTAGCATTACCCATTTCAGGCCGCATGGCTGGTCGGGGCTTTGAAAACAAATAACGATAAACCGGTTTGCCACTGGTTTCGCTTTGCAAATCAGTCCACTTCCAGGTACTGTAAACAATAAAGCGGTCACTGGCCAGTTCAGTAGCCGATTTTAAAACTTCTTCGGTAGTATTACCGGGATATAGTTTCAACAACTCATCCGCATGCTCAGGATACAGCTGTTTGATTTTTTGCGCATAATTTTCGGGTGTTGGCGTGGCTCCTTGCAGTACGGCCATATAGTTAATTTCGGCCGAGTTCCAGCCTGCCAGCAGAGGTACATGCGCCTGTTCGCCAGCCGCGAAAATATCAACCGGGGCTTTAGGTAAGAAATAGTTATCAATAGCCGCAGCAACTGCAAATGCACCGGGTTGAGAGGCTGCATCCAATAGCTGATCGGCTGGTATGGTCCGCAACTCAGCAATGGTTTTAGCATTTACTTTTCCGGCGAAAGCTACACCTCTATTTTCGGCATCAGTTAGTGAAATAGCTGGAAGGGTGGGCTTAATCATCGCACCGCTTTCACCGATTGCACCTGCAATCAAATCTCTGGATAGAGGAGAGGCCATTTGTGCAAAAACAGAAATGGAACCGGCAGACTCGCCACCGATGGTAATTTTATCTGCATCGCCACCAAAAGCGGCAATGTTTTGCTTTACCCAGCGTAGAGCCGCATTTTGGTCCAGCAAGCCGTAATTTCCTGAGGCATGGTAAGATGATTCTTTGGTTAGTTCAGGGTGAGCTAAAAAGCCAAATACGCCTAAGCGGTAATTTACCGTAACAGTTACTATGCCTTTACGGGCCAAACTGGCACCATCATAACGCGGCTCCGAACCATCGCCGGCTACAAAGCCGCCCCCGTAAAAGTACACCAGTACTGGCAACTTTTCATTGCCCGATTGAGCCGGTGTCCAAACGTTCAAGTATAGGCAGTCTTCATTAATGCCCGGCGCACGGAAGTTCATATCGCCAAACACATTCTTTTGCATGGCGCTAGGGCCAAAATGATCGGCTTTGCGTATGCCAGTCCAGTTTTTTACCGGCTGTGGCGCTACCCAGCGCAGTGGCCCAATTGGTGATTGTGCAAAAGGGACACCTTCAAAAATAGTCAGACCAGTATCGGCAACGCCTTCCAGCACTCCATTGGCTGTTTGCACCTTCTGGGTAGTGCGTATTTGTGCAAAGGTTATATTTGCTGTTAGCAAAGCCAGCAACATTAAATTTAGTTTTTTCATAAAGTAGGTTGTATAATTAAAGCCTGAAATTAGATAAAATATTCAGACCTATGCTACTGTAAATCTTGAAAAGCATTTGGTTTTAGGTGAGCCGGCACGTAGATAATGGTATAATTACTGCTAAGTAAAGCGTTAGAGGGAACTATGTTGGTGGTTAAGACCGTAAATGCCCGTATTGGTTGTTTTGTAAGCAGTTAAAACTTTTAGCTTAGAAATAAGCTTATTCAGTACGTCATGTTTGGATGGTTTAAAAAAAATAAAGAGGCAGAACCTTTGCCCAATTACGATTTCGTTTCGGTAGATATACACTCGCATGTTTTGCCTGGAATTGATGATGGCGCAGCTACCGTGGGAGATTCTATGCTGCTAATTGAGCGCATGGTAGCTATGGGTATCAAAAAAGTGATAGCCACACCTCATATTATGGCTGATTATTTCCGGAACAATGCTGAAACTATTGGCAATGCTTTGCAGGTGCTTAAAGAACATGTTGCCCCAGTATATTCAGACTTGATTATTGAAGCCGCTGCCGAACATTACTTTGATGAGCACTTTTTAGATTTGATTGAAACCGATCAGCTGATGCTGATGAAGAATAAATATGTGCTGTTTGAATTTTCGTTCACCAACCGGCCACCTAGCGTAGTACCTATTTTGCAGAAAATAACAGGTAAAGGCTTAACACCTATATTGGCACATCCTGAACGATACCCGTATTTGACTCTGGCTGAAGTAGTAGAAATGCGAGAATGGGGCTGCCTGATTCAGTTAAATACCATTTCATTAACTGGCTATTACGGCAAACAGGTTCGCCAAAGTGCAGAGAAGTTGGTCGATGCGGGGCTGATTGATTTCATCTCCAGCGATATGCATCACCTGAAGCATGCAGACGCTTTACAGCAAGCCTTAAAATTGCCGTATGTAAAGATGCTTTCCGAACGTGATTTAATGAACAAACAATTGCTGTAAACAGTAGAAGCAGTTACGTTTGATCTTAAGGCTTATCACTAATGCAATCTGCAATCTATAGTTTAAAATAGGGTGGTTTGCCGCCCTGTTTTTGGTGTGAAAAGTGACAAATTGTAAGCTGGCATTTCGCGCCCTGCTAAAAAGCGTTTATGAGCGATATAATACAATTGATGTATCGATTCAGCTATTTGACCATCACCTACCATGCGGCGTCCAAATTCGCTATCGTTTAGCTGACCATCATGACATTCGCGTATCTGGTTCAATACTTTTTCAGCCCGATCCGGAAAGGTTTTTTGCAGCCAATCGGTAAATAGTTCGGCAATGCTTCCATTCAGGCGCACCATGGTAAAGCCCGAATCAACAGCACCCCGGTTAGCGGCAGCTTTAATAATGTCGGGTATCTCATTACTGTTGAGTCCCGGAATAATAGGCGCAGTCATTACCCGTACCGGTATACCCTTTTCTGAAAGCTTTTGTATAGTAGTTAACCGGCCAATGGAAGTAACGGTACGTGGTTCCAGTTTTTGCCGTAACTGTTCATCCAGCGTAGTGATAGATATATTCACGTGAACCAAGTTCATCTTGGCCAGTTCTGTCAGAATATCTATATCGCGCAGTACTAAGTTGTTTTTGGTGATGATGCTAACCGGATGACGGTACTGTAAAAACAGCTTCAGCATTTTGCGGGTGAGTTCCAGCTCACGTTCTACCGGCTGGTAACAATCAGTATTGCCCGATAATACAATAGGTTCGGGTTTGTATTTGCGCTTGTTAAAATACGCTTCCAATAGTTCAGGCGCATTGCGCTTAACAATAATTTTTCGCTCAAAATCTAACCCAGCACTAAAGCCATAATATTCATGGCTATTACGGGCATAGCAATACACGCAGCCATGTTCACAGCCCTGATAGGGGTTAATGGAATCGGTATGGGCTATATCCGGGCTTTTACTTTTGCTAACAATATTGCGCGGCGTTTCTTCAAAAAAACGGGTTTTGCCGTTTTGCAGCAAAGGTTCGTCCAGCGCTTCAATATGCTGTGCTACATACTGATTCTTCAGGTATTTGTTATGCGTATTTACCTGCGCTCCCCGTCCTTTGAAAAAATCCTGATTCGCCTCAAATGCCATACAACAAATTTGCTAAATAATTTAGTAGGATGCTAAGGCAAAAAAATAATTTTACAATTGTACCCTGGGCTACACTAAAGAGCCGCAACGCAACTTGGCAACATCATATGAAATTCAGACTTGAAAAATTTTGATTCAGTATCTGGCTGTTATTCACATTCAGCCATTTATCTAGCATTGTGGCATATACATTTCGAAAATCAATCTGATATTTTAAATCGCCGTTTTCCAAATTGGTTAAATCTGGAGCATCGTTATAAAACCCTGCTTTGGCCAGTTTTCCACCAAAAACAAATACGTTGTTAGCTGTACCGTGGTCGGTGCCGTTACTGGCATTTTGCTCTACACGGCGGCCAAATTCAGAAAAAGTCATCACCAGCGTATCATCCAGTTTTCCGGTTTGCTTCAAGTCTTTTATAAAAGCAGCTACAGCATCGGCATAAATTTTTAGCTGGCGGCCTTGCTGGTTTTGCTGATTAGTATGTGTATCAAACCCACTAAGCGATACATAATACACGCGGGTTTGCAAACCGGCATTAATAAACTTAGATACCGTTTTGAGCTGATTGGCAAACCCAGTACTCGGGTATTCAGCAGTAACCTTGTAAGTTTTAGAGGTATTCTGAATATAATCTGCCGAAGAGTAGGTTTCAATCATGGTTTTGTACAAATAACCTAAGTTGTCTTCGTTCAGGTGCTCGTTGTTGGGTTGGTGCACTAAATCCTTAAAGAAAGGTTCGCGCGTGGTTTGCAGCAGTTTGTTAGGGTCCTGCACAGCAATACCTTTCATTTGGGTGCCTTTCATGGCTAATGATAAAGTATCATCTACCTCAATAGCGGTGTAAGGGTTTGGACAACTTTGGCAATTAGCATCCAGGTAGCGGCCTACCCATCCGGTAGATAAAAACTGGTCGGCATTGCTGGCAGTTTGCCAAATATCCATCGACCGGAAATGCGAACGATCGGGATTGGGGTAGCCAACTGAATTAATAATGCTCATCCAACCCTGGTCATAAATTTCCTGCAAAGCCGCCAGGTTAGGGTTTAAGCCTTGTATATCGTTAAGCTTTACGATAACGGTGTTAGCAATGGCTAGCGTTTTGCGCTTTTGATAGTAAATGTCATTACCGTGAGGCACTATGGTATTCAGCCCATCATTACCACCCGAAAGCTGAATGATAACTAAGTTTTTATAACCCGTTAGCTCCGGCTTAGCCATTGCCTCAAAAGGCTTTAAGAATGAAGGTATTAAAAATGCACCCGATGCAAGGCTGCTACTTTTTATAAAAGCTCTTCTTTTCATATGCAAAGGTGTTTATGAAGGATGGATTGGTAAATAGTAAATAGTAATTTGTGGATAGAAAATCTCAATCATTCACTATTCACTTGCTGACTACTCACCCTATCATTCAATGCTTATATTAACATAACTGATATTCGGGTGTAGAAACCAGTTGAATTACCAACGTTTTAATATCTGGTGCATTATTAACCTCAGTAGTTACCCGAGCGTTCAATGGCGGTTCTAACAATAAACTAGCTATTTCCAAATGTGGGAACTGTAAAGGTATTTCCTGCAAAAAACGATTCCAGTCTGGTTGCGCCTGTACGCGGTTAATTACATTAAACTGTTGTTTTCGCTGTGAAGCTAAATAAGCTTCGTCATCAGGTGTAGCCTTGCCGGTAAAATCAATAACGCCGGCATTGAGTATGGTTGATGGTATTTTGATGCGATACATCAAGGATGAACTATCAATCCAATTACGGCCACCTGGCCAGCCTGCTACATTGGGTGGTTTAAATAACACCTGCCCCAGCGTGCGTTGAAATTGCAACAAGACATCCAAGTTATCATACCGGATACCAAACTGTCGGTTTAAACCTACCAGCAACTCCACCGGCGATTTAATCAGGTTGCCAATATTCTGCGGTTCGTAAAACCAATCTGAAGTAAATACCAGTTCCAGCAAAGATTTAATTTCATAGCCTGAGCTGTAAAATAAATCAGCCATCTGCGCAATATGGGTGTCGTTTGGTGTTTCGTTTACCAGATAGCAGTACAGCTTAGTGCTGATAAAAATAGCTGTTTGCTTATTTTGCAGAATAATATTGATGATATCTTCGCCACAAAAATCGGCTGTTTGGCCCATAAAAGTTTTGGTTCGGTTATCATGTGTACCTGTCCGAAAGCCATATTCGCCGGTTTTGCCATTGAAAGCCCAACCCGTAAAGGCCCGTGCCGATTCTTTAATATCTTCCTCCGTATAATGGCCTCTACCTAAGGTAAACAGTTCCATCAGCTCCCGGGCAAAGTTCTCGTTAGGGTGGGCTTTAACATTTTGTTGATTGTTTAAAAACTGCAGCATAGCCGGCGTTTGTGATACTTCTAGTAGTAGCGTCTTGAAATTGCCTAAAGCATGAGTGCGTTGCACATTATTCAATTGCTGTTGGTAGTAAGCATTACCAATGTTGCAGGCAAAATGGTTGTGCCAAAACAAGGTCATCTTTTCGCGCAACTGATCCGTTGTGGTGCTAAGTTGCTGCATCCATGCCTTATTCAATGTTCTTTCCTGCTGGTTGCGCTTCTCCTGAAAAGCCCTGCGCTGATCTTCTGTTAAATCGGCTCTGGATTGTAAGTCCAGATTCTCTGTCAAAACATTTAAGGGCACAATGGGCTCAGAAACTGCAAAAAGCTTTTTAACCGCCTTTTTAACCGACCAGTTCTTACGCTGCAACAACTCGCCCATTGCTATGCCGAAGCCTCCCCGTGCATACAAATGTTTAATTTGCCTGGCGTTGTTCATCTGGAACCCTCCTTTCGGTAATTACTATCAGACGTAAATAATCATCAATGGTTTATTGGAGTTTAACTTTTGATATAAAAAAATGCTATAGATTAAAATTAGTTGCTAATTAGTTATGTGTTTTTCTATGAGGTTATTGTTTTGGAGTAACGAAAATTATACAAAAAAGTGCGCAGTTGTGAGATGAAATGTTACTATTTTTATAGCACAGTAAACCTGTCACATGAATAAAATATATACTTTAGTACTCCTGCTGGTGGCAGCTGCAACACCAGTGTGAGCTCAAGATTTGGTAGCACTTACTACACAGCCTTATGGTAAAATTGACAAAGCTGATTTAGCACTTACTGAATGCTCTTTTGAAAAGGGAGCTAATGCTATGGTTTTATTTGATAAAGGCGATATTTATTATGATAATGACTTCAACATTATTGTAGAACACCATAAACGGATCAAAATCTTTAACGAAGCTGGTAAAAAGCAGGCTGATATACGCCTAGAGTATTATGGGGGTAACCGTTTTGAATATATTACTGATTTGCAAGGTGAAATTTTCAACCTGAACAATGGTAATATAGAAAACACCAAATTGGATAAGAAACAACTATATACTCAGGTAGTTGATAAAAATAAAATGGCTATAGTGTTTTCATTTGCTAATGTAAAACCCGGATCTGTTATTGAATATAAGTACAGGCAAACTATTAATTCATTCTACGCCATTCCAATCTGGTACTTTCAAGAAGAAATTCCTGTACGGTATAGCGAATTAAAAACATCTATACCTGAAATGCTGGTGTTTACCAAACAGCAGCGCGTGTATAGCCCATTAACTAAGTACATTACTTCAACTGAATCGCGCAGTATTGGTGGTGGCTCTAACCCATATCAATTTATTGAAAATGTAGAAATCCGGGCAACGGCTAATGTACACTCTTTAACGGAAGAGCCTTACATGCGTTCGGCTGCTGATAACAGGCAGAGCCTGCATTTTCAGCTTACTCATGTTATGCCGCAAGGAGGTTTTACTCAAAGTTATTCAGATAGCTGGGATAAAGTAGGAGGTATTTTAGCTGATGATGAAGATTTTGGCCTGCAATTAAGGCACAAGCTGCAAAATGAAGAAGCTATCGTGAGCAAAGCCAAAGCTTTAAAAACGAATGAAGAAAAAATAGCTTATGTATTCAATGAAGTAAAAAATGATGTAAAGTGGAATGGTTCGGATGACTGGTACACCAATGAAGGTACAGCCAAAGCTTGGGAGAAAAAAACAGGTAACTCAGCCGAAGTAAACCTTATTCTGTATCATTTACTTAAACAATCGGGCGTAAAGGCTTATCCAATGGTCGTAAGTACACGATCGCACGGGGCGGTGAATCCGGCTTTTACATTTTTGTACCAGTTTAACCGTGCAGTAGTATATATACCTGTTGATAGTATTAAGCATTATGTTTTAGATGCAACTAATAAATACAATAGTTATCGTGAGGTGCCTGATAACCTGTTAAACTCAGCAGGCCTTTACATTGATAAAGAAAACAAAAAATATAACATGGTATTTCTGCAACGCAGTGAACCAGCTAAGCAGGCAATTTATGTAAACGCTGAAATTAGCCCAGAAGGTAAAATGACCGGCATTGCGCAAATAAGTAATTCCAGCTACAACCGATATCATAATATTGAGCGTTACAAAACTGATGGTGAGAAAAAGTATATTGATAACCTACGCAATAATGACAATAATTTCAGCATTACATCACTCAAAATGTTGAATATGGAGGTTGACAGCTTGCCTTTAAACCAGGATGTTAATTTTAGTTTAGATATTTCAGGCAGTGATAAGGATTACATGTATTTCAAGCCTGACTTGTTCAGCGGTTTGCGTACTAACCCATTTATCAGTGAAACACGTGCCTGTGATATCGATTTTGGTTACTGCAATGATTATGCTATTGCTGCTACTTATAAAGTGCCGGCTGGTTATAAAGTAGATGCTTTACCCAAAAGCATCAGTATTGTAATGCCCAATCAGAGTATTGTATTCAGGCGGGTAATGGCCGAGGAGGATGGTGTGATTAGTGTTCGTTATATAGTTAATTATAAAAAATCACAGTTTTTTAAAGAAGATTACCCCGATTTCCGTGCCTTTAACAAAAAGATGCACGAATTGCTAGATGAACAGATTGTGTTAAAGAAGTCATAATCTTATGAAGATTAAAAATAAGGTGCATGGCTTGGTTTATACTTTGGCTATTCTATTGCTCTTAAGCGGCGCTACACATGCACAAGATAAAAGCATTTCCAAAGAATTGTATCAGGCTACTGGTATTCCTGATTGCTTAAAGCAGGATGCTCATGCTGTAATACGTTATACTATAAACGAGGTAACAGTACTAGCGCCTGGTAAAACTGTTACCAAGCATCATAGCTTAGTTACTGTGCTGGATGAAAAAGGTGATAGTAATGGTACGCTGGTATTGGGATACGATAAAAAGTTCAGGAGTGTAAACAGCATGCAAATGCTGGTTTATGATGCTGAAGGCAAACTGCTGAAAAAGTACAACAAAAGTGATGCTTATGATGGTTCAGCTACCGATGGTGTATCTATTGTTACGGATGCCCGCTTTTTAGGTATTCGTCATGAAATTAGTACTTACCCTACAACTATTGAAGTGATTTATGAAACCAGCACGAACAGCTATTTGGATTTATCAGAATGGCAGATACAACCTAAAGAAACGGCTGTTCAAAACTCAGTTTATAAAATCACGGTAAATTCTAATGCAGGCTTTCGATACAAAAATAAAAATACCAGCTTAATACCACAAAAGCAGTTGGTAGATGGTATGGACGTTTACACATGGCAGGTAAATAACTTAAAGGCTGTAAATACTGAAGATGATGTGCCTGCATGGCGAGTTACACCACGCATAACTTTTGCTACCAATGGATTTTCTTACGATGGTTTGCCCGGTGATATTAGTTCATGGCAAAATTATGGCAAGTGGTACCAAAAATTAAATGCTGATGTTTGTACGTTAAGTCCGCAACGCGAAGCTGAGGTCAAACAAATGGTTGCTAACCTGAAAACCGATCAGGAGAAAGCACGCTTTTTGTACAGCTATCTGCAACAAAATGTCCGTTATGTAAGTGTTCAATTAGGAATCGGAGGTTTAAAGCCTTTTTC
This region includes:
- a CDS encoding DUF3857 domain-containing transglutaminase family protein, producing MKIKNKVHGLVYTLAILLLLSGATHAQDKSISKELYQATGIPDCLKQDAHAVIRYTINEVTVLAPGKTVTKHHSLVTVLDEKGDSNGTLVLGYDKKFRSVNSMQMLVYDAEGKLLKKYNKSDAYDGSATDGVSIVTDARFLGIRHEISTYPTTIEVIYETSTNSYLDLSEWQIQPKETAVQNSVYKITVNSNAGFRYKNKNTSLIPQKQLVDGMDVYTWQVNNLKAVNTEDDVPAWRVTPRITFATNGFSYDGLPGDISSWQNYGKWYQKLNADVCTLSPQREAEVKQMVANLKTDQEKARFLYSYLQQNVRYVSVQLGIGGLKPFSATFVDQKKYGDCKALVNYMYAMLKAAGIRSHYAIVNAGTNEEPADPSFPADPFNHIILCVPFKGDTTWLECTSNTQPYGKLGTFTENRNALLITENGGQLVNTPRSTANDNQFNSQVHLTLDADGGAKAQVKILSTGEYRNLFVAGFPELNQEKQKEYLIRAYNFKQPTEFNFKQSADSAGVKEVDIDVDYDSFCDVSASNKKFYRPYVFDLWRLTLPPVDKRKADYYFDHPMQKTCTTVIDLPAGFEAESVPADVKLKFSYGNYEASYKYDAVKNEVISTVKFLLNQHVIPAARYTEMQQYMDNIARAQGKKLIIHRKAV